GGACAGCGCGAATGTTAGCAGCAATAGCTCCTACACGTTCTTTGTCTGTTCCTTTTACAACTACTTTAGTTTGAGAAGGAACTTCGATTTCGATGCCTTCTTCAGGAACGATCTCAACAGGGTGAGAGTATCCAACGTTTAAAACAAGTTTATTTCCGGATTTAGACGCACGGTAACCGACACCGACTAATTCCAAACCTCTTTCAAATCCTTTAGATACACCTTCAACCATGTTGCCAAGCAGACTGCGAGTCGTACCATGCAGCGCACGGTGCTCTTTATGATCAGAAGGACGAGCGACTGTAAGCACATTGTCCTCTACTTTAATCTCCATATCAGGGTGAAACGTACGAGTTAATTCTCCTTTTGGTCCTTTCACAGCTACAGTATTGTTATCGTTAAACGTTACTGTAACATCAGAAGGAATCTCAAGTAACTTCTTACCTACACGAGACATACCAAACACCTCCATTCATGTTAAACTTCTTACCAAACGTATGCTAGAACTTCTCCACCAGCTTGTTTTGCACGGGCTTCTTTGTCCGTTAAAACACCTTGTGATGTAGAAATAATCGCAATTCCAAGACCGTTAAGTACGCGAGGTACTTCATTAGATTTAGCATAAACACGCAAACCAGGCTTGCTGATTCTTTTAA
The Bacillus vallismortis genome window above contains:
- the rplF gene encoding 50S ribosomal protein L6; the protein is MSRVGKKLLEIPSDVTVTFNDNNTVAVKGPKGELTRTFHPDMEIKVEDNVLTVARPSDHKEHRALHGTTRSLLGNMVEGVSKGFERGLELVGVGYRASKSGNKLVLNVGYSHPVEIVPEEGIEIEVPSQTKVVVKGTDKERVGAIAANIRAVRSPEPYKGKGIRYEGEVVRRKEGKSAK